From a region of the Thermomonas sp. HDW16 genome:
- the hutU gene encoding urocanate hydratase, which translates to MSSRHDPSRSIRAPRGNQLNCRSWLTEAPFRMLQNNLDAEVAEDPTSLVVYGGIGRAARDWASYDKILETLKTLGDDETLLVQSGKPVGVFPTHADAPRVLIANSNLVPHWATWEHFNELDKKGLMMYGQMTAGSWIYIGSQGIVQGTYETFVEMGRQHYGGSLKGKWILTAGLGGMGGAQPLAASLAGACSLNIECRQTSIDFRLRTRYVDEQATDIDDALARIEKYTKAGEAKSIALLGNAAEILPELVRRGVRPDCVTDQTSAHDPVHGYLPIGWTVEQWLTEQKQHPEKVRDAAKKSMRVHVEAMLAFHAVGIPTVDYGNNIRQMAKDEGCENAFDFPGFVPAYVRPLFCRGVGPFRWVALSGDPEDIYKTDAKVKELIPDDAHLHNWLDMARERISFQGLPARICWVGLGLRHKLGLAFNEMVRNGELKAPVVIGRDHLDSGSVASPNRETESMMDGSDAVSDWPLLNAMLNVAGGATWVSLHHGGGVGMGYSQHSGVVIVCDGTEEADKRIARVLWNDPGTGVMRHADAGYEIAKDCAKEQGLKLPML; encoded by the coding sequence ATGTCCAGCCGCCACGATCCGTCCCGCTCGATCCGCGCACCGCGCGGCAACCAGCTCAACTGCCGTTCGTGGCTGACCGAAGCCCCGTTCCGCATGCTGCAGAACAACCTGGACGCGGAAGTGGCGGAAGACCCGACCTCGCTGGTGGTGTACGGCGGCATCGGCCGCGCCGCACGCGACTGGGCCAGCTACGACAAGATCCTGGAAACCCTGAAAACCCTAGGCGATGACGAAACCCTGCTGGTGCAATCCGGCAAGCCAGTCGGCGTGTTCCCGACGCATGCCGATGCGCCGCGCGTGTTGATCGCCAATTCCAACCTGGTGCCGCACTGGGCGACGTGGGAACACTTCAACGAGCTCGATAAGAAGGGCCTGATGATGTACGGCCAGATGACTGCGGGCAGTTGGATCTATATCGGCAGCCAGGGCATCGTGCAGGGCACCTACGAGACCTTCGTGGAAATGGGCCGCCAGCATTACGGCGGCAGCCTCAAGGGCAAATGGATTCTGACGGCCGGTCTTGGCGGCATGGGCGGCGCGCAGCCGCTGGCGGCATCGCTGGCCGGCGCGTGTTCGCTCAACATCGAATGCCGCCAGACCAGTATCGATTTCCGCCTGCGCACGCGCTATGTGGATGAGCAGGCGACCGACATCGATGACGCCCTCGCGCGCATCGAGAAATACACCAAGGCTGGTGAAGCGAAATCCATCGCGTTGCTCGGCAACGCCGCCGAAATCCTGCCGGAGCTGGTGCGGCGCGGCGTGCGCCCGGATTGCGTGACCGACCAGACCAGCGCGCACGATCCAGTGCACGGCTACCTGCCGATCGGCTGGACGGTGGAGCAGTGGCTCACCGAACAGAAGCAGCATCCGGAGAAAGTGCGCGACGCCGCGAAGAAGTCGATGCGCGTGCACGTGGAGGCGATGCTGGCCTTCCATGCCGTCGGCATCCCCACCGTCGATTACGGCAACAACATCCGCCAGATGGCGAAGGACGAAGGCTGCGAAAACGCCTTCGATTTCCCCGGTTTCGTGCCGGCCTACGTGCGCCCACTGTTCTGCCGCGGCGTGGGTCCGTTCCGCTGGGTTGCGCTCAGCGGCGATCCTGAAGACATCTACAAGACCGACGCCAAGGTCAAGGAACTGATCCCGGACGATGCGCACCTGCACAACTGGCTGGACATGGCGCGCGAGCGCATCAGCTTCCAGGGCCTGCCGGCACGCATCTGCTGGGTTGGACTGGGCCTGCGCCACAAGCTGGGCCTGGCCTTCAATGAAATGGTGCGCAATGGCGAACTGAAGGCGCCGGTGGTGATCGGCCGCGATCATCTCGATAGCGGTTCAGTCGCATCGCCCAATCGCGAAACCGAGTCGATGATGGATGGCAGCGATGCCGTGTCTGATTGGCCGCTGCTCAACGCCATGCTCAACGTCGCAGGCGGCGCGACCTGGGTCAGCCTGCACCACGGTGGCGGCGTCGGCATGGGCTATTCGCAGCACAGCGGCGTGGTAATCGTGTGCGATGGCACGGAAGAAGCCGACAAGCGCATCGCCCGCGTGCTGTGGAACGACCCGGGCACCGGCGTGATGCGGCACGCGGATGCCGGGTATGAGATCGCGAAGGATTGCGCGAAGGAGCAGGGGCTCAAGCTGCCGATGCTGTGA
- a CDS encoding methylated-DNA--[protein]-cysteine S-methyltransferase — translation MIFCRRIDSPVGPLMLAADESGLRHIEFRDNRHPADRSDWHGGDNDILNATEAQLREYFDGERRDFDLLLAPQGTDFQRVVWQELARIPYGVTISYAQLAQRVGNASAMRAVGAANGRNPLPIVLPCHRVIGADGSLTGFGGGLPTKQFLLRLEGALPGEQGGLF, via the coding sequence ATGATCTTCTGCCGGCGCATCGACAGCCCGGTCGGCCCACTGATGCTGGCGGCGGACGAGAGCGGCCTGCGCCATATCGAATTCCGCGACAACCGCCACCCTGCCGACCGCAGCGATTGGCATGGCGGCGACAACGACATCCTCAACGCCACTGAAGCGCAACTGCGCGAATATTTCGATGGCGAACGCCGCGATTTCGACCTGCTGTTGGCGCCGCAGGGCACCGACTTCCAGCGCGTGGTGTGGCAGGAACTGGCGCGGATTCCCTACGGCGTCACGATCAGCTATGCGCAACTCGCGCAACGCGTTGGCAATGCCAGCGCGATGCGCGCGGTCGGCGCGGCGAATGGGCGCAACCCGCTGCCCATCGTGCTGCCCTGCCATCGGGTGATCGGTGCGGATGGATCGCTCACCGGTTTCGGCGGCGGCCTGCCGACCAAGCAATTCCTGCTGCGGCTGGAAGGCGCGCTGCCGGGCGAACAAGGCGGGCTCTTCTAA
- a CDS encoding ectonucleotide pyrophosphatase/phosphodiesterase: MPLLRSFFALLLLAVAGCAHRPDATQAAPTVLLVSIDGLPADTVGSGRMPALDAIASEGVRADWLNPSYPTLTFPNHYTLATGLRPDRHGIVHNNMQDALLGKFVSKEASARDGRWWGGEPIWATLQRQGGIAATMFWPGSEAEIAGQRPRFWRPFDGTLSVQARVDQVLAWLDLPPAQRPRLVTLYMEQFDVAAHAAGMHSSQAMQALADIDAGLERLRDGLHARGLDNQVDLIVLSDHGMADVRGENIRYLDDLVPADAISVEYAGQVVGLTAQPGYEAEVERTLVRRHDHFQCWRKGETPQRWHFGSNPRIPPIVCQADDGWRVWLHRWPAQPALKGEHGFAPEDPGMRAVFTAIGPSFRGGTRLPAFDNVDVYPLLTHLLGIAPATNDGDLAPLRPALRDAR, from the coding sequence ATGCCATTGCTACGCAGCTTCTTCGCTCTTCTCCTGCTGGCTGTCGCCGGGTGCGCGCATCGCCCCGACGCGACGCAGGCAGCACCCACCGTACTGTTGGTCTCGATCGATGGACTTCCGGCCGATACGGTCGGCAGCGGTCGCATGCCGGCCCTCGATGCCATCGCCAGCGAAGGCGTGCGTGCGGACTGGCTCAACCCCAGCTATCCCACGCTGACTTTCCCGAACCATTACACGCTGGCCACCGGCCTGCGCCCGGATCGCCACGGCATCGTCCATAACAACATGCAGGACGCGTTGCTCGGCAAGTTCGTGTCGAAAGAGGCCAGCGCGCGCGATGGCCGCTGGTGGGGCGGCGAGCCGATCTGGGCCACGCTGCAGCGGCAGGGCGGGATTGCAGCCACGATGTTCTGGCCGGGATCGGAAGCGGAAATCGCCGGGCAGCGGCCGCGTTTCTGGAGACCGTTCGACGGCACCCTCTCGGTGCAGGCGCGAGTGGATCAAGTGCTGGCGTGGCTGGATTTGCCGCCGGCGCAACGACCGCGGCTGGTCACGTTGTACATGGAGCAGTTCGATGTGGCGGCGCACGCGGCAGGCATGCATTCGTCGCAGGCAATGCAGGCGCTTGCCGACATCGATGCCGGGCTTGAGCGGCTGCGCGATGGCCTGCACGCACGCGGACTCGACAATCAGGTCGACCTGATCGTGCTATCCGACCACGGCATGGCCGATGTGCGTGGCGAGAACATCCGCTATCTCGATGACCTGGTGCCGGCCGATGCGATCAGTGTCGAATACGCCGGCCAGGTCGTCGGATTGACGGCACAGCCCGGGTATGAAGCCGAGGTCGAGCGGACGCTGGTCCGTCGCCACGACCATTTCCAGTGCTGGCGCAAAGGCGAAACGCCGCAGCGCTGGCATTTCGGCAGCAACCCGCGTATCCCGCCCATCGTCTGCCAAGCGGACGACGGCTGGCGCGTGTGGCTGCATCGCTGGCCCGCGCAACCGGCGCTCAAGGGCGAACACGGCTTCGCGCCGGAAGATCCCGGAATGCGCGCGGTGTTCACGGCCATCGGCCCGTCGTTCCGTGGCGGCACCCGCCTGCCTGCATTCGACAATGTCGACGTGTATCCGTTGCTGACGCATCTGCTGGGCATCGCCCCGGCAACCAACGATGGCGATCTCGCGCCGCTGCGTCCCGCCTTGCGAGACGCACGATGA